In the genome of Streptomyces racemochromogenes, one region contains:
- a CDS encoding DUF11 domain-containing protein: MGPTWRTRRARRINLCAAATATAAAFLCGAAPAAAADTPADLAVTAALRPQQGTRATEAYDYLVTVTNHGPSAARQVTVTDRLPAALEFLASRDGCTGTATGRAVVCGPLPTLAVGASHTWVITVRLAPGYRGEGGDIVNEAFVDAATKDPRPANNATSLTGLVLPPSALLADLSLTKTAVLAQGREDVRPGEKFTYLISVHNAGPATARQVAVTDRLPDSLALLSSPDDCASAPGEEPLVRCPALDRLPAGATAEFRLTVRALTGEEDRANPPGRRCTPIENTARVTSAVRDPDPSDNANAPGTTGPAGGRLCLVHDTRPGHDDHGNGNGNGNEHGTPGKPDPHEAEDHPDQGRPGRQPHGDHPDRPADPAELAECGTRLPRWLSWASAALLACGTALRVAARRRR; the protein is encoded by the coding sequence ATGGGTCCTACCTGGCGAACCCGGCGAGCCCGGCGAATCAACCTGTGCGCGGCCGCCACGGCCACCGCGGCCGCGTTCCTGTGCGGCGCGGCGCCCGCCGCGGCCGCGGACACCCCGGCAGACCTGGCCGTCACCGCCGCCCTCCGCCCGCAGCAGGGCACGCGGGCCACCGAGGCGTACGACTACCTCGTGACGGTGACCAACCACGGCCCCTCCGCCGCCCGGCAGGTCACCGTCACCGACCGCCTCCCCGCCGCCCTGGAGTTCCTGGCCTCCCGCGACGGCTGCACCGGCACGGCGACCGGCCGGGCCGTGGTCTGCGGCCCCCTCCCCACCCTCGCAGTCGGCGCCTCCCACACCTGGGTGATCACGGTCCGGCTGGCGCCCGGCTACCGCGGCGAGGGCGGGGACATCGTCAACGAGGCCTTCGTCGACGCCGCCACCAAGGACCCCCGCCCCGCGAACAACGCGACCTCGCTGACCGGGCTCGTCCTCCCGCCCAGCGCCCTCCTGGCGGACCTCTCCCTGACCAAGACGGCCGTACTCGCCCAGGGCCGCGAGGACGTACGGCCGGGCGAGAAGTTCACGTACCTGATCTCGGTGCACAACGCGGGCCCCGCGACCGCCCGCCAGGTCGCGGTCACCGACCGCCTCCCGGACTCCCTGGCCCTGCTGTCCTCCCCCGACGACTGCGCGTCCGCCCCCGGTGAGGAGCCCCTCGTCCGGTGTCCCGCGCTCGACCGGCTCCCGGCCGGGGCCACGGCGGAGTTCCGCCTCACCGTGCGCGCCCTGACCGGGGAGGAGGACCGGGCCAATCCCCCCGGCCGCCGTTGCACCCCGATCGAGAACACCGCCCGCGTCACCTCCGCCGTACGCGACCCGGACCCGTCCGACAACGCCAACGCCCCGGGCACGACCGGCCCGGCCGGCGGCCGCCTCTGCCTGGTGCACGACACCCGGCCCGGGCACGACGACCACGGCAACGGCAACGGCAACGGCAACGAGCACGGCACCCCCGGGAAACCCGACCCCCACGAGGCCGAGGACCACCCCGACCAAGGCCGGCCCGGCCGGCAGCCGCACGGCGACCACCCGGACCGCCCCGCCGACCCCGCCGAACTCGCCGAGTGCGGCACCCGCCTCCCCCGGTGGCTCTCCTGGGCCTCCGCCGCCCTCCTCGCCTGCGGCACCGCCCTCCGCGTCGCCGCCCGGCGCCGCCGATGA
- a CDS encoding DUF11 domain-containing protein, with the protein MTTTPGRRSPVRALAPLLCAAALWAAPVPATAQPPAARPAQVEVTTQRAAARAPGDLITYTLTARNKGPSVARNVTATDRLPDGITFVDSSDGCTAAGQTVTCGPEPQLAAGQSRSWRFHARLSPSYEGDGTDLGNSASGTSDATDPDPGNNRPDPVLPPGPFTPVSDLATVKTPLGSGPTVPGQEFEYEIRTSNKGPSDARNVTVTDALPDGLAFVSSADPCAASGRTVTCGPLARMIPGGDVVWTFKVKLDAAYSGDGENLRNTATSTSASKDPEPADNTSQPVLPPGGVTEPQADVWTTKRTANDTVIAPGQTFEYVVTATNDGPSRAVDTLVTDRLPSRLAFVSSPPSDGCRATDGTVTCGPQAVLEPGASRTWRFTVRLDSDYTGDGSDIRNTATATARTKDPKPENNTSSPAGLPGSRVNKPTADLGVRKEAVGTTPPVPGQTFDYRIRVSNYGPSADAFNVKLTDNLPEGLSYVSSSPSGCTAAGRLVSCRRTAPLKVGETVEYLLTVKIDPAYKGTGSDLKNTAEVTADNIDPASENDKGTATVPGGHVAEPSADLAVVKRAVQTSAVAPGETFDYALTVTNNGPSQADQVSVTDSLPTALSFVSGDATCVSGRTVTCGPLAHLAPGASVTWVIKVKLDPEYTGNGSDIRNTATVDSLTADPRPANNTSAAAGPPAGTVKEPTADLEVGKTTP; encoded by the coding sequence ATGACGACGACCCCAGGCCGGCGGTCGCCGGTGCGGGCCCTGGCCCCGCTGCTCTGCGCGGCCGCACTGTGGGCCGCGCCGGTCCCCGCGACCGCACAGCCCCCGGCGGCGCGGCCCGCCCAGGTCGAGGTGACGACCCAACGGGCCGCGGCCAGGGCTCCCGGTGACCTGATCACCTACACCCTCACCGCGAGGAACAAGGGGCCGTCGGTCGCCCGGAACGTGACGGCCACCGACCGGCTGCCCGACGGGATCACCTTCGTCGACTCCTCCGACGGCTGCACGGCCGCCGGCCAGACCGTCACCTGCGGGCCCGAGCCGCAGCTGGCGGCCGGGCAGAGCCGCAGCTGGCGCTTCCACGCCCGGCTGAGCCCCTCGTACGAGGGCGACGGCACCGACCTCGGCAACAGCGCCTCCGGCACCTCGGACGCGACCGACCCGGACCCGGGCAACAACAGGCCCGACCCGGTGCTGCCGCCCGGGCCGTTCACCCCGGTCTCGGACCTGGCCACCGTCAAGACCCCGCTGGGGTCGGGGCCGACGGTGCCGGGCCAGGAGTTCGAGTACGAGATCCGCACGTCCAACAAGGGCCCCTCGGACGCGCGCAACGTGACGGTGACGGACGCCCTGCCCGACGGGCTGGCCTTCGTCTCCTCCGCCGACCCGTGCGCGGCGTCCGGCCGGACGGTCACCTGCGGCCCGCTGGCCCGGATGATCCCCGGCGGGGACGTGGTGTGGACGTTCAAGGTGAAGCTGGACGCGGCCTACTCCGGTGACGGCGAGAACCTGCGCAACACGGCCACCTCCACGTCCGCGTCGAAGGACCCCGAGCCCGCCGACAACACCTCGCAGCCGGTGCTGCCGCCGGGCGGGGTGACCGAGCCGCAGGCCGACGTGTGGACGACGAAGCGCACCGCGAACGACACGGTGATCGCCCCCGGCCAGACCTTCGAGTACGTGGTGACGGCGACCAACGACGGCCCGTCGCGTGCGGTGGACACCCTCGTCACCGACCGGCTGCCGTCCCGGCTGGCCTTCGTGTCCTCGCCCCCGTCCGACGGCTGCCGGGCCACGGACGGCACGGTCACCTGCGGCCCGCAGGCCGTGCTGGAGCCGGGCGCGTCCCGGACGTGGCGGTTCACGGTCCGCCTCGACAGCGACTACACCGGTGACGGCTCCGACATCCGCAACACGGCCACCGCCACCGCGCGGACCAAGGACCCCAAGCCGGAGAACAACACGAGCAGCCCCGCCGGCCTGCCGGGCAGCCGCGTCAACAAGCCGACCGCCGACCTCGGGGTGCGCAAGGAGGCCGTCGGCACCACGCCGCCGGTGCCGGGCCAGACCTTCGACTACCGGATCCGGGTCAGCAACTACGGTCCGTCGGCGGACGCGTTCAACGTGAAGCTCACCGACAACCTGCCCGAGGGCCTCTCGTACGTGAGCTCCTCGCCGTCCGGCTGCACCGCCGCCGGCCGCCTCGTCTCGTGCAGGCGGACCGCTCCGCTGAAGGTCGGCGAGACGGTCGAGTACCTGCTGACGGTGAAGATCGACCCCGCCTACAAGGGCACGGGCTCCGACCTGAAGAACACCGCCGAGGTCACGGCCGACAACATCGACCCGGCCTCGGAGAACGACAAGGGCACCGCGACCGTCCCCGGCGGTCACGTGGCGGAGCCCTCGGCCGACCTGGCCGTCGTGAAGCGGGCGGTGCAGACCTCCGCCGTCGCCCCGGGCGAGACCTTCGACTACGCCCTGACGGTCACCAACAACGGCCCCTCGCAGGCCGACCAGGTCAGCGTCACCGACAGCCTGCCGACGGCGCTGAGCTTCGTCTCGGGTGACGCGACCTGCGTCTCGGGCCGGACCGTCACCTGCGGCCCGCTGGCCCACCTGGCCCCGGGCGCCTCGGTGACCTGGGTGATCAAGGTGAAGCTGGACCCGGAGTACACCGGCAACGGCTCGGACATCCGCAACACGGCGACGGTGGACTCGCTGACCGCCGACCCGCGGCCGGCCAACAACACCAGCGCGGCGGCCGGCCCGCCCGCGGGCACGGTCAAGGAGCCGACGGCCGACCTGGAGGTGGGCAAGACGACCCCGTGA
- a CDS encoding VOC family protein, translated as MLGTAFRTGSPNWLDLGSPDTAAAAAFYGSVFGWEFVSAGPDTGGYGFFRLGGRTVAALGPLTEKGATSAWMVHFQSADMQATSEAVRAGGGTVRMEPTDVMGEGWLAQFTDPQGAQFASWQPGKTGGLEVASEVNTLVWVELHVPDPLAAIRFYGGVFGWRYIEMETPGMTYRVLSIGEGDQEQGSFGGVAPQGEGAGGASTMVPRWVPYFHVVDVDATVTAVERNGGAVMMPAADVPDVGRIAWASDPAGAVFALLKPSPRA; from the coding sequence ATGCTCGGCACCGCCTTCCGTACCGGATCGCCCAACTGGCTCGACCTCGGCAGCCCCGACACCGCCGCGGCGGCCGCCTTCTACGGGTCGGTCTTCGGCTGGGAGTTCGTCTCCGCCGGGCCCGACACGGGCGGGTACGGGTTCTTCCGGCTCGGCGGCAGGACCGTCGCCGCGCTCGGCCCGCTCACCGAGAAGGGCGCCACCTCGGCGTGGATGGTGCACTTCCAGAGCGCCGACATGCAGGCCACGTCCGAGGCGGTGCGGGCCGGGGGCGGGACCGTGCGGATGGAGCCCACGGACGTCATGGGCGAGGGCTGGCTGGCGCAGTTCACCGACCCGCAGGGCGCCCAGTTCGCGTCCTGGCAGCCCGGCAAGACGGGCGGGCTGGAGGTCGCCTCCGAGGTGAACACGCTGGTGTGGGTGGAGCTCCACGTACCCGACCCCCTCGCCGCGATCCGCTTCTACGGCGGGGTGTTCGGCTGGCGCTACATCGAGATGGAGACGCCGGGGATGACGTACCGGGTGCTCAGCATCGGCGAGGGCGACCAGGAGCAGGGCTCCTTCGGCGGGGTGGCCCCGCAGGGCGAGGGCGCGGGCGGAGCCTCGACGATGGTGCCGCGCTGGGTGCCGTACTTCCACGTGGTGGACGTGGACGCCACCGTCACCGCGGTCGAGCGCAACGGCGGCGCGGTAATGATGCCGGCCGCCGACGTCCCCGACGTCGGCCGGATCGCCTGGGCCTCCGACCCGGCCGGGGCGGTGTTCGCGCTGCTGAAGCCCAGCCCGCGCGCGTAG
- a CDS encoding flavin reductase family protein yields the protein MGHAGMAAAVVRYLRSAGSPTSAGNVDALPRPDLRAVGEDERAPVSPADFRAVLGNFASGVTVITAPPAEGEEGPAGFACQSFASLSLDPPLVTFMVARTSTTWPRIARAGVFCVNILGAGQGELCRAFAVSGADKFAGVSHRPAPATGSPQLDDVPAWIDCRIHAVHTGGDHLIVVGRVEAMGASGEGGPLLFHKGRFARLAD from the coding sequence ATGGGACACGCAGGGATGGCGGCCGCCGTCGTCCGATACCTCAGGTCAGCCGGCTCCCCCACCTCCGCCGGAAACGTCGACGCACTGCCCCGCCCCGACCTCCGGGCCGTCGGCGAGGACGAGCGCGCGCCCGTCAGCCCCGCCGATTTCCGGGCCGTACTGGGCAACTTCGCGAGCGGGGTCACGGTCATCACCGCCCCGCCCGCCGAGGGCGAGGAGGGCCCGGCCGGCTTCGCCTGCCAGTCCTTCGCCTCGCTCTCCCTGGACCCGCCCCTGGTCACCTTCATGGTGGCCCGTACGTCGACCACCTGGCCGCGGATCGCCCGCGCCGGGGTGTTCTGCGTCAACATCCTCGGGGCCGGGCAGGGCGAGCTGTGCCGGGCGTTCGCGGTCAGCGGCGCCGACAAGTTCGCCGGGGTCTCCCACCGGCCCGCCCCCGCCACCGGATCCCCGCAGCTGGACGACGTACCGGCCTGGATCGACTGCCGGATCCACGCCGTCCACACCGGCGGGGACCACCTCATCGTGGTCGGCCGCGTCGAGGCCATGGGCGCCTCCGGCGAGGGCGGCCCGCTCCTCTTCCACAAGGGCCGCTTCGCCCGCCTGGCCGACTGA
- a CDS encoding Zn-dependent alcohol dehydrogenase codes for MRGVVFDGKQAQVVGDLEIRDPGPGEVLVAIAAAGLCHSDLSVIDGTIPFPPPVVLGHEGAGVVQAVGAGVTHVAPGDHVSLSTLANCGACADCDRGRPTMCRKAIGMPDRPFSRAGLPLFQFASNSAFAERTLVKAVQAVKIPDDVPLTSAALIGCGVLTGVGAVLNRARVGLGETVVVIGTGGIGLNVIQGARIAGASVIVAVDANPAKEAVARRFGATHFVDASAVDDTPAAVREVLPTGADHAFECVGNVKLIRQAVDLLDRHGQAVLLGVPGFKEEASFLVSSMYLDKTIMGCRYGSSRPQRDIALYAELYRQGKLLLDELVTEVYPVEDFAKAVDDAHHGRVARGVLTF; via the coding sequence GTGAGAGGCGTCGTGTTCGACGGCAAGCAGGCCCAGGTGGTCGGGGACCTGGAGATCCGGGACCCGGGGCCGGGGGAGGTGCTGGTCGCGATAGCGGCGGCCGGGCTGTGCCACAGCGACCTGTCGGTGATCGACGGGACGATCCCCTTCCCGCCGCCGGTGGTGCTCGGGCACGAGGGCGCGGGGGTGGTCCAGGCCGTGGGGGCGGGGGTGACGCACGTGGCGCCCGGTGACCACGTGTCCCTGTCGACCCTCGCGAACTGCGGGGCCTGCGCGGACTGCGACCGGGGCCGGCCGACGATGTGCCGCAAGGCGATCGGGATGCCGGACCGGCCCTTCTCCCGGGCCGGGCTGCCGCTGTTCCAGTTCGCCTCGAACTCGGCGTTCGCGGAGCGGACCCTCGTCAAGGCCGTGCAGGCGGTGAAGATCCCGGACGACGTGCCGCTGACCTCCGCCGCCCTGATCGGCTGCGGGGTGCTCACCGGGGTGGGTGCGGTCCTCAACCGGGCCAGGGTGGGTCTCGGGGAGACCGTCGTGGTCATCGGCACCGGCGGGATCGGGCTCAACGTCATCCAGGGCGCCCGGATCGCGGGCGCGTCGGTCATCGTCGCGGTGGACGCGAACCCGGCGAAGGAGGCGGTGGCCCGGCGGTTCGGCGCCACCCACTTCGTGGACGCGTCGGCCGTGGACGACACCCCGGCGGCTGTCCGTGAGGTCCTGCCGACCGGCGCGGACCACGCCTTCGAGTGCGTCGGCAACGTGAAGCTGATCCGGCAGGCCGTCGACCTCCTCGACCGGCACGGGCAGGCGGTGCTGCTCGGTGTGCCGGGCTTCAAGGAGGAGGCGTCCTTCCTGGTGTCCTCCATGTACCTGGACAAGACGATCATGGGCTGCCGGTACGGGTCCTCCCGCCCGCAGCGCGACATCGCCCTGTACGCCGAGCTGTACCGGCAGGGGAAGCTGCTGCTGGACGAGCTGGTGACCGAGGTCTACCCGGTGGAGGACTTCGCCAAGGCCGTGGACGACGCCCACCACGGGCGGGTCGCGCGCGGAGTGCTCACGTTCTGA
- a CDS encoding acyl-CoA dehydrogenase family protein — MDFSFGAEDEELRARARAWLTAHLAGPYGEAVGLGGPGSEHEGVAARRAWERELGRGGWIGTGWDAPAGAYGQQRLTLTGQVVWAEEYAALRAPARVGHIGENLLAPTLIAYGTPGQRARFLPAIARGEELWCQGYSEPGAGSDLAGIRTTAVRDTADGLPRVTGQKIWTSLAREADWCFVLARTEAGSRRHRGLSFLLVRMDQPGRVEVRPIRQMSGTAEFNEVFFDGAVASEVVGGEGNGWTVAMGLLALERGVSTLVQQIGFAAELERVVTAYAACGAPDPVLRERLVRQWAELRTMRWNALRTLGGAAGDPGAPSVAKLLWGGWHRRLGELAVQVRGAAASAGPGLWAQGDPYELGLDEEQRLFLFSRADTIYGGSDEIQRNIIAERVLGLPKEPR, encoded by the coding sequence GTGGACTTCAGCTTCGGGGCCGAGGACGAGGAACTGCGCGCCCGCGCCCGCGCCTGGCTCACCGCGCACCTCGCCGGCCCGTACGGGGAGGCCGTCGGCCTCGGCGGGCCCGGCAGCGAGCACGAGGGCGTAGCAGCCCGGCGCGCCTGGGAACGCGAACTCGGCCGCGGCGGCTGGATAGGCACCGGCTGGGACGCCCCGGCCGGCGCCTACGGGCAGCAGCGGCTGACCCTCACCGGGCAGGTGGTGTGGGCCGAGGAGTACGCGGCGCTGCGCGCCCCCGCCCGCGTCGGCCACATCGGGGAGAACCTCCTCGCCCCCACCCTGATCGCCTACGGCACCCCCGGACAGCGGGCCCGCTTCCTGCCCGCCATCGCCCGCGGCGAGGAGCTGTGGTGCCAGGGCTACAGCGAGCCCGGCGCCGGATCCGACCTCGCCGGCATCCGCACCACCGCCGTGCGCGACACCGCCGACGGGCTGCCGCGCGTCACCGGACAGAAGATCTGGACCTCCCTGGCCCGCGAGGCCGACTGGTGCTTCGTCCTGGCCCGCACCGAAGCAGGCTCCCGCCGCCACCGGGGGCTGTCCTTCCTCCTCGTGCGCATGGACCAGCCGGGCCGCGTCGAGGTCCGCCCGATCCGGCAGATGTCCGGGACGGCGGAGTTCAACGAGGTGTTCTTCGACGGGGCCGTCGCCTCGGAGGTCGTCGGCGGCGAGGGCAACGGCTGGACCGTCGCCATGGGCCTGCTCGCCCTCGAACGCGGCGTCTCCACCCTCGTCCAGCAGATCGGCTTCGCCGCCGAACTGGAGCGCGTGGTCACGGCGTACGCGGCCTGCGGCGCGCCCGATCCGGTCCTGCGCGAGCGCCTCGTACGGCAGTGGGCGGAGCTGCGCACCATGCGCTGGAACGCCCTGCGGACCCTGGGCGGCGCGGCCGGTGACCCCGGCGCGCCCAGCGTGGCGAAGCTGCTGTGGGGCGGGTGGCACCGGCGGCTCGGGGAGCTGGCCGTCCAGGTCCGGGGCGCGGCCGCGTCGGCCGGGCCGGGGCTCTGGGCGCAGGGGGACCCGTACGAACTCGGGCTCGACGAGGAGCAGCGCCTCTTCCTGTTCAGCCGGGCCGACACGATCTACGGCGGCTCGGACGAGATCCAGCGGAACATCATCGCCGAGCGGGTGCTCGGCCTGCCTAAGGAGCCCAGGTGA
- a CDS encoding SDR family NAD(P)-dependent oxidoreductase: protein MGNFLAGKVVAVTGAGRGIGRAVALAAAAEGAKVVVNDYGVGIEGGEPTSEIAQNVVKEIQAVGGEAVAVADDISTMAGGQRVVDTALAEYGRVDGVVCVAGILRERMLFNMSEEEWDPVVATHLKGTFTVFRAASAVMRRQGSGTLIGFTSGNHTGSVAQANYSAAKGGIISLVRSAALGLHKYGVTANAVAPVARTRMSANVPMELKEIGDPEDVAALVTYLLSDRAKAADITGQVYTIAGPKIAVWAQPRELRAGYAEGAWTPERIADFLPGTVGTDPMPMLAQLDAMAKAAAAKDRPNA from the coding sequence GTGGGGAACTTCTTGGCAGGAAAGGTGGTCGCCGTCACCGGCGCGGGCCGGGGCATCGGCCGGGCGGTGGCGCTCGCCGCCGCCGCCGAGGGCGCCAAGGTCGTCGTCAACGACTACGGGGTCGGGATCGAGGGCGGCGAGCCCACCAGCGAGATCGCCCAGAACGTGGTCAAGGAGATCCAGGCCGTCGGCGGCGAGGCCGTCGCCGTCGCCGACGACATCTCCACCATGGCCGGCGGCCAGCGCGTCGTCGACACCGCCCTCGCCGAGTACGGACGCGTCGACGGCGTCGTCTGCGTCGCCGGCATCCTGCGCGAGCGGATGCTGTTCAACATGTCCGAGGAGGAGTGGGACCCTGTCGTCGCCACCCACCTGAAGGGCACCTTCACCGTCTTCCGGGCCGCCTCCGCCGTCATGCGGCGCCAGGGCTCCGGCACGCTCATCGGGTTCACCAGCGGCAACCACACCGGATCCGTGGCCCAGGCCAACTACAGCGCCGCCAAGGGCGGGATCATCTCCCTCGTCCGCAGCGCCGCCCTCGGCCTCCACAAGTACGGGGTCACCGCCAACGCCGTCGCACCCGTCGCCCGGACCCGGATGTCCGCCAACGTGCCGATGGAGCTCAAGGAGATCGGCGACCCCGAGGACGTCGCCGCGCTCGTCACGTACCTGCTCAGCGACCGCGCCAAGGCCGCGGACATCACCGGGCAGGTCTACACGATCGCCGGCCCCAAGATCGCCGTCTGGGCGCAGCCGCGCGAGCTACGCGCCGGCTACGCCGAGGGCGCCTGGACCCCCGAGCGGATCGCCGACTTCCTCCCGGGGACCGTCGGCACCGACCCGATGCCGATGCTCGCCCAGCTCGACGCCATGGCCAAGGCCGCCGCCGCCAAGGACCGGCCCAACGCCTAG
- a CDS encoding cyclase family protein, which yields MPLPPEFHEIAKRINNWGRWGADDEIGTLNLITDEVVRAAAAEIRTGRRVPLALPLKEDGVQAGLIPGRVNPLHTMVQINQELFGPGTVACSDDAVTMGLQSATHWDALTHVSHSGRIYNGRPASTITAHGRAEFSGIDKARHIVSRGVLLDVARAKGLDRLPGDHAVTPGDLAEAEEFGRVTVRAGDVVLVRTGQIQTYLAGDRHGYGFPSPGLSVHTPQWFHARDVAAVANDTLTFEIFPPEIENLWLPVHALDLVEMGMHQGQNWNLEELSTACAEAGRHSFLLSAMPEPFVGGTGTPVAPVAVL from the coding sequence GTGCCCCTCCCTCCCGAGTTCCACGAGATCGCCAAGCGGATCAACAACTGGGGCCGCTGGGGCGCCGACGACGAGATCGGCACGCTGAACCTGATCACCGACGAGGTGGTGCGCGCGGCCGCGGCCGAGATCCGCACCGGCCGCCGCGTCCCCCTGGCCCTCCCCCTCAAGGAGGACGGCGTCCAGGCGGGCCTGATCCCGGGCCGGGTCAACCCCCTGCACACGATGGTGCAGATCAACCAGGAGCTCTTCGGTCCGGGCACGGTGGCGTGCTCCGACGACGCCGTGACGATGGGCCTCCAGTCGGCCACCCACTGGGACGCCCTCACGCACGTCTCGCACTCGGGCCGCATCTACAACGGCCGCCCGGCGTCGACGATCACCGCGCACGGGCGGGCGGAGTTCAGCGGCATCGACAAGGCCCGGCACATCGTCTCGCGCGGGGTCCTGCTGGACGTGGCCCGCGCCAAGGGCCTGGACCGGCTCCCGGGGGACCACGCGGTCACCCCCGGGGACCTGGCGGAGGCGGAGGAGTTCGGCCGCGTCACGGTCCGCGCGGGCGACGTCGTACTCGTCCGCACCGGCCAGATCCAGACCTACCTGGCGGGCGACAGGCACGGCTACGGCTTCCCGTCCCCCGGTCTCTCCGTCCACACCCCCCAGTGGTTCCACGCGAGGGACGTGGCGGCGGTGGCGAACGACACCCTCACGTTCGAGATCTTCCCCCCGGAGATCGAGAACCTGTGGCTGCCGGTGCACGCGCTGGACCTGGTCGAGATGGGCATGCACCAGGGCCAGAACTGGAACCTGGAGGAACTGTCCACAGCCTGTGCGGAAGCCGGCCGCCACTCCTTCCTCCTGTCGGCGATGCCGGAACCCTTCGTAGGCGGCACGGGCACCCCGGTGGCCCCGGTGGCGGTGCTCTGA
- a CDS encoding MarR family winged helix-turn-helix transcriptional regulator: MTTQTQRTAAPADPAATDEMLPSQPIGYWSGVAHRAVIGHIRDAMARVDVTQPQWWTLNRVQRADGPLPRETVLADLAESADTPHDVPRAVDQLIHRGWLDSYGNGELLTVTDTGREAIERIRELVTALRTEIHEGITDEEYVAALRVLRRMADNVRAAAR, encoded by the coding sequence ATGACCACACAGACCCAGCGCACAGCCGCCCCCGCCGACCCCGCCGCCACCGACGAGATGCTGCCCAGCCAGCCCATCGGGTACTGGAGCGGGGTCGCCCACCGGGCCGTGATCGGGCACATCCGGGACGCGATGGCCCGGGTCGACGTCACCCAGCCCCAGTGGTGGACGCTCAACCGCGTCCAGCGGGCCGACGGGCCGCTTCCCCGCGAGACCGTCCTCGCCGACCTGGCGGAGTCCGCGGACACCCCGCACGACGTCCCGCGCGCGGTCGACCAGCTGATTCACCGCGGCTGGCTGGACAGCTACGGCAACGGCGAGCTGCTGACCGTCACCGACACCGGCCGCGAGGCCATCGAGCGGATCCGGGAACTGGTCACCGCCCTCCGGACGGAGATCCACGAGGGCATCACCGACGAGGAGTACGTAGCCGCACTGCGGGTCCTCCGCCGAATGGCCGACAACGTCAGGGCCGCGGCGCGCTAG
- a CDS encoding ATP-binding protein, which yields MNANALRQDWAGPAEGLTYRMVAPSRAEAVKVARDWVVAVLRSAGCGAEVGERARLCVSEVVTNAHRHTDSPEIAVEVALLGGRVTVYVYDCAPERWPDEGTRGVMATHGRGLALVAATADDWAAVAQGDCVKVVWFGFAVAAAGTG from the coding sequence ATGAACGCGAACGCACTACGACAGGACTGGGCCGGACCGGCGGAGGGGCTCACCTACCGGATGGTCGCGCCCAGCAGGGCCGAGGCCGTCAAGGTCGCCCGGGACTGGGTCGTGGCCGTGTTGCGCAGTGCCGGGTGCGGGGCGGAGGTGGGGGAGCGGGCTCGGCTCTGTGTGTCCGAGGTGGTGACCAACGCCCACCGGCACACCGACTCCCCCGAGATCGCCGTCGAGGTGGCCCTGCTCGGGGGGAGGGTCACCGTCTACGTGTACGACTGCGCGCCCGAGCGGTGGCCCGATGAGGGAACGCGCGGGGTGATGGCCACCCACGGGCGGGGGCTCGCGCTCGTCGCCGCCACCGCCGACGACTGGGCGGCCGTGGCACAGGGGGACTGCGTCAAGGTGGTGTGGTTCGGCTTCGCGGTGGCGGCGGCGGGAACGGGGTGA
- a CDS encoding helix-turn-helix domain-containing protein, producing MPPRSYPTARQRRLGAELRKLREKAGMNGATAAAYLGGERAQISHIESGRYGVSDERVRRLASHYSATDKHLVDALASMAEERGKGWWDEYRGRLSPGFLDVAELEFHATYIRVIQMLYVPGQLQTEAYARSLIRSGMSDLPANELNTRVEHRMRRRVIFDRPRPTPFEAFIHEAALRMRYCDAEVMREQLAFLDKVSHWPSVTVRLIPFDRQITGSVHSMLYAGGAIPALDTVQIDSAFDGGFLDAEAQLAKYRGLLESIESISLGPEESREHIHRIAQEV from the coding sequence ATGCCGCCGAGGAGCTATCCGACCGCCCGCCAACGGCGATTGGGCGCCGAGCTGCGCAAGCTACGCGAGAAGGCCGGCATGAACGGCGCGACCGCAGCCGCCTACCTGGGCGGGGAACGCGCCCAGATCAGCCACATCGAGTCAGGTCGCTACGGAGTGAGCGACGAGCGCGTCCGCCGCCTGGCCTCCCATTACTCGGCAACGGACAAGCACCTCGTCGACGCGCTGGCGAGCATGGCCGAGGAGCGCGGCAAGGGCTGGTGGGACGAGTACCGGGGACGCCTGTCACCGGGCTTCCTCGACGTGGCCGAACTCGAATTCCACGCCACGTACATCCGCGTCATCCAGATGCTGTACGTCCCGGGGCAGCTCCAGACCGAGGCCTACGCCCGAAGCCTGATCCGCAGCGGCATGTCCGACCTGCCCGCGAACGAACTGAACACGCGCGTCGAGCACAGGATGAGGCGCCGGGTCATCTTCGACCGCCCCCGCCCCACCCCGTTCGAGGCCTTCATCCACGAAGCCGCCCTGCGCATGCGGTACTGCGACGCGGAGGTCATGCGGGAACAACTCGCCTTCCTGGACAAGGTCTCCCACTGGCCATCGGTCACCGTTCGCCTGATCCCCTTCGACCGGCAGATCACGGGCTCCGTGCATTCGATGCTCTACGCAGGCGGCGCCATCCCGGCGCTCGACACCGTCCAGATCGACAGCGCCTTCGACGGCGGATTCCTGGACGCAGAGGCTCAGCTCGCCAAGTACCGAGGGTTGCTCGAATCCATCGAGTCGATCTCGCTCGGACCGGAAGAGTCGAGAGAACACATTCACCGCATCGCTCAGGAAGTGTGA